CAATTGTCTCAGCATCAAGATGTGCAGGATGTGCATACATCAGCCTGATCCACGGGATTGTCGTTTCACCGGCCAGGTTTTCCAAGAGACCAGGCAACAGGGTTTTTCCGGCCAGGTCGAATCCATATCTGGTCGAATCCTGCGCCACCAGTATGATCTCCTTGAATCCAGCCTGGTCTATTTGCCTCGCCTCAGAGAGGATGTCACTGACTTTCCTGGAACGCAGGGGACCTTTGATCGAAGGTATCGCACAATAGCTGCAGCGGTTATCACAACCTTCTGAAAGTTTCAGATATGCAAATTTTCTACTGTGGTCTAATTCCCTGATCAGATTGAATTGGTAGTCGGACTTTGCACCGCGTCTATAGAATCTTCCGCCTTCAGAGATGCGCTTCAGATGCGTCACAAGCCTGTGATTTTCCGATAAACCCAGGACAGCGTCCACTTCGGGTATTTCCGTGTATAGTTCTTCTGAATAGCGCTCTGCCAGGCATCCCATCACCACTATCTTCAGCTCTGGCTTTCTTTTTTTGGCTGCAACAGCTTTCAAAATCTCGTCAATGGCTTCTTTTTTTGCAGATTCGATGAATCCGCAGGTCAGGATCAGGTAAAATCCAGCCTCATCAATGCTGCCGGATCTGAAACCTGCATCGAGCAGCAGCCGTTTTAGCCCTTCCCCATCAGTCTGGTTTTTAGGGCAGCCGAGGATTTCCAGATGAAATGTAAGGGCGCAGCATGCTGCGCCCTTACGAAGATTATGCAGACGCTCTTGTTCTCTCAATATGCACCAGGGCTCTCTTGGCATCCTTGGCGAATACGCTGTTAGGATCCATATCGATGACCTTGTTGTATTCCTTGATGGCCTCGTTATACATGTTCTTTATTCTGTAAATGCCGGCCAGCTTGTAATGCGCTTCAATAAAATTGCTGTTGAGCTGCAGGGATTTTTTATACTCGTTGAGGGCCTCTTCTTTCATATTGACATCGTAATTCTCGTTGTAGGCCTCTCCCAGTTCATAGTGAGCCTTGCAGTTGTCAGGGAAGCGCTGCACTGCACGCTGGCAGACTTCGATCGCCTCGTTGTACATGTGGGGGCCTTCGACGGAAGCTCTGATATAAATCATTTTCAGACCCCAGTATGGCCAGAGATAATCCGGATCCATGGAGATCGCCATGTTGAAGGCTGAGATAGCGTTCTCCTTGGCTTCTTCGGAAAAGCCGAAACCCGGATTGAGCTTGTAGTAAGCATACCCGAGCTTCAGATAGGCCACAGGGTCGTTGTACACACTCTTGGCTTCTTCCTTGAGCTTGTTGATCATGGCAAAGAATTTCTTGCCCTTGTCCTCCTCGTTGAGGTGGATATTGTAGAAAATATCGACATTCTTCATGATCGCCTCTCCGTCCTTCGGATCGGCTGCCAGCAGCTTGTCGTAAAGAGAGGATGCTTCCTTATACAATTTGTTCCGCTCATACAGGGAAGCGAGTGAATACAGAGTGTCTTTGTCCTCGCTGTCGATCATCAGGATTTTCTGGAAAATCTCGATGGCTTTCTCAGTCTGATTTTTCCGTTCATACATCTTGGCCAGGGTGTTCAGTATCCGCGGCTCGTCCTTTTTCGATTCCAGGGATTTTTCAAGTTCTTTCACAGCTTTGTCCTTAAAATTCGGCTCCTGCAGACTGTTTTCCGGGAAGAGCATATAGAAGTATCCGAGTTCGAAATGGGCCAGTCCGGTCCGGTCGAGTTTGGCTTTTTCCTTAAGTTCCTTGTGGACTTCCTCGACATATTCAGTGTCTGTCTCTTTGAGATAGATTTCCTTATATTGATTGATCAGCATAATGCGAAGTTCGATATTGTCGGAGAAGAATTCCACTGCTTTCTTTAAAAAGCTCACTGCCTCATCCGGCTTGTCAAGCCGCTCTGCGAGTATACCAGCTCTCATGTAAACATCGCGGTATTTAAAATCCCGATCTATATCGATGATACGCTGGTAGGTGAAATAAGCTTTGGTAAACATGTTTTTCTGGTCATACAGCCTGGCCAGCCTGTAGTTGGCATCAAGGTTTGTCGGGTCGAGATCCGTCACGTATTCATATTTAAAGATCGCACTGTCGAAGTCTTTTTTCTCCTCGAATTGTTTGGCCTCATCAACAGCCTTCTGCACTTCCTTGAAAGTTTCCCTGGCCTGAAGCTGCGAATAAAATTCCTGGGCAGCCTTGTTGGCCGGCTGCACCTTCTGGATCACGTCGAAACAGGCGCGGGCCTCGTTGACCAAACCTTTCGATTTATAGATCTCGCCTAATTTTTCGAGAGCAGGCACGTTTTCGTCGTCTTTCCTCAAGACTTCTTTCAGCTCCTTGATGGCCGGGTCCAGATCACCTTTGAGCCAGTAAGCTTTCCCCAACTCAAAATGCGCCTCAGTATTGTTGAAATCCAGCTCCAGCACTTTGGAATATTCTTCGATTACCTTGTCGATCAGACCGCGTTTCGAGTAAATCTGCCCGACGAGGAAATAGGGTTCGATCAGTTCAGGTGAAAACGCCTTGACCTTTTCAAGGCATTCCAGGGCTTTGTCGACCACGTCCCGTTCATAGTAAATCCTGCCAAGTTCCAGATAGGTTTCAGGATATTCCGGATTCAGATTCAGCGCTTCCTCGTACTCACGGATGGCATTCTCCACCAGCCCGCGTTCCTTGTAGATCTTGGCTTTCTTGAATTTTTCCTCAATCACTGCACTCTGCTTGTGACGCTGCAGCTGACGGAAATTTTTAAGCGCTTCTTCGCATTCCGGTTCGACTTCCAGCACTGCCTTGAATTCCACCAGAGCTTCCTCGTTGACTCCGCGACCCACATACAGCTTGCCGAGTTCCAGATGTGCTTCCCAGGTTTTCCAGTTTTTTTCCACTGCGATCTTGAATTCATTGATGGCATTGCTGATCATCAATTCGTCGTTGTATGAATTTCCGATTGCTGCATAGACCTTTCCCAGCTCGATCCTGGACGGGATGTTTCCGTCCTCTTTCTCCAGGACATACTTGAATTCAATCACTGCCTTGTCCAGAAGGTTACTCTGGTTGTAGACCTTGCCAAGTTCGATGTGGGCAGGCAGGAAATCAGGATAATGCTCGATAATTTCACGCAGTTTCTTGATGGCCTGGTCGAAATGCTGCTTGATGGCAAAGATCCTGCTCAGCGACAGTTTGGCTTCGAGGAAATTGGGTTTCAGTTCCAGGATTTTTTCCAGCACATCCTGTCCCTTGTCCAGTTCGCCATTTTCGATATAGCAATTGGCCAGCTGAAGATAGATGTTGAAATCAGTATCCTCTTTGGAAAGGATCTTCTTGTACATCTTGATGGCCTCGTCGTAGTTTTTCTTCATGTAGTAGAAATTGGCGAGGTTTTTGAAATTTTCCATGTTGTCCGGTTCAAGTTCAGTCAGGGATTCTAAAGCTTCAATCGCCTTCTGATACATCTTCAGGTCGCTGTAGATCCTGGCTAAATATCTGCACGCATCAAGATTGCCTGTGAATTCCTGCTTGGTCTGCTCAAAGAATTTGGCGGCTTTCTCCAGTTCGCCCTTGCGGTAATACAGTTCTCCAAGTTCCACATAAAGTTGAGGCGATTTCTCGCCAAGGCTCAGCACTTTCTCGAATTCGGTTTCTGACTCGTTGAACTTTCC
This portion of the Candidatus Wallbacteria bacterium genome encodes:
- the rimO gene encoding 30S ribosomal protein S12 methylthiotransferase RimO; amino-acid sequence: MREQERLHNLRKGAACCALTFHLEILGCPKNQTDGEGLKRLLLDAGFRSGSIDEAGFYLILTCGFIESAKKEAIDEILKAVAAKKRKPELKIVVMGCLAERYSEELYTEIPEVDAVLGLSENHRLVTHLKRISEGGRFYRRGAKSDYQFNLIRELDHSRKFAYLKLSEGCDNRCSYCAIPSIKGPLRSRKVSDILSEARQIDQAGFKEIILVAQDSTRYGFDLAGKTLLPGLLENLAGETTIPWIRLMYAHPAHLDAETIEIFRKLPDRLLPYLDLPIQHADSRILKLMGRNYAEKTLTDLIKRLRDQIPGLVLRSTVMVGFPGEGRKELQTLLRFIEKIKLERVGVFRYSPEEGTASYEMKAPSARAAAAREQRILTLQAGISAEFNQSRLHRKYRVLVEEKLENLPFGYQGRSFAEAPEIDPVIFFNSRKKLKSDFTDVIITGAQDYDLEGTAC
- a CDS encoding tetratricopeptide repeat protein — translated: LALKLDDANPTYHFELGEVYYNLQMLEESLEEYLQTVKFNADFVDAYIRLGSIYFRQGDYEQARKNLERSLAIDKNNAKVHYELGVTYEELGMSMEAIGAYELSLKINPDFIDVIYRLGGIYKSKMYFDKMVELFKKAIELRPRDPIFYFELAEAYRSLGKNGDAIRNYEKSLNLNPQYLDAIYSLGEIYWEIQDFDNLETVYKRTLELFPNNIKAHFELGKLYKNKYLVNEAITEFQRVIALDSNHMEANLMLGEIYEETGMLDDAIARYESALKIDDKQGKLYFHLATVYEKKGMVDQANKYYRRASELDPENARVYFKLALEDEKKGNLRNAAERLEKALTLDTEFVEAQEKLAELYYQLGDDPRAIKAFNQMLKKVPAEKIGVNTYYHLADSYFKLKNYDETIKTITRVINRFKGQLELQFMLGRCKFALGKYQEAIKLYQELVENNYKNSTLFLELGEAYLKLNQTEKAMLAFREAIILSPQDSNVYLRIARKYKEKELLNEAMVIINRAIEIDRNDVALQIEKGRILATQKRYDEALEEYEKLSASYPNNPEVRFELGEIYSIKGRELEALEEFQKMEELAPGDPKVHYLLGESYERKGMTEKALDKYRQILRIREDYAPVYIKLARIATNQEEFIKAVNYYRKYIELEPSSTEGFRGLANVYEHLSEWDNALEYHKKVLNFEPYDMPALEHIGKIYLKMEMTEKALETFRKLLELNPEKAEYYMILANVEFEGKSYVEALRNYKKAFSLGEKSIEVEEKIGELYILLNETDLAFDVFQSLIKRRPNDIALRYKIASIYQNRQKLDQAVLEYKKILELKYDEREAHSKLAQIFKIQGKFNESETEFEKVLSLGEKSPQLYVELGELYYRKGELEKAAKFFEQTKQEFTGNLDACRYLARIYSDLKMYQKAIEALESLTELEPDNMENFKNLANFYYMKKNYDEAIKMYKKILSKEDTDFNIYLQLANCYIENGELDKGQDVLEKILELKPNFLEAKLSLSRIFAIKQHFDQAIKKLREIIEHYPDFLPAHIELGKVYNQSNLLDKAVIEFKYVLEKEDGNIPSRIELGKVYAAIGNSYNDELMISNAINEFKIAVEKNWKTWEAHLELGKLYVGRGVNEEALVEFKAVLEVEPECEEALKNFRQLQRHKQSAVIEEKFKKAKIYKERGLVENAIREYEEALNLNPEYPETYLELGRIYYERDVVDKALECLEKVKAFSPELIEPYFLVGQIYSKRGLIDKVIEEYSKVLELDFNNTEAHFELGKAYWLKGDLDPAIKELKEVLRKDDENVPALEKLGEIYKSKGLVNEARACFDVIQKVQPANKAAQEFYSQLQARETFKEVQKAVDEAKQFEEKKDFDSAIFKYEYVTDLDPTNLDANYRLARLYDQKNMFTKAYFTYQRIIDIDRDFKYRDVYMRAGILAERLDKPDEAVSFLKKAVEFFSDNIELRIMLINQYKEIYLKETDTEYVEEVHKELKEKAKLDRTGLAHFELGYFYMLFPENSLQEPNFKDKAVKELEKSLESKKDEPRILNTLAKMYERKNQTEKAIEIFQKILMIDSEDKDTLYSLASLYERNKLYKEASSLYDKLLAADPKDGEAIMKNVDIFYNIHLNEEDKGKKFFAMINKLKEEAKSVYNDPVAYLKLGYAYYKLNPGFGFSEEAKENAISAFNMAISMDPDYLWPYWGLKMIYIRASVEGPHMYNEAIEVCQRAVQRFPDNCKAHYELGEAYNENYDVNMKEEALNEYKKSLQLNSNFIEAHYKLAGIYRIKNMYNEAIKEYNKVIDMDPNSVFAKDAKRALVHIERTRASA